From the genome of Gracilinanus agilis isolate LMUSP501 chromosome 2, AgileGrace, whole genome shotgun sequence, one region includes:
- the SDC4 gene encoding syndecan-4 isoform X2 — MPSIGIFAFLLLAASAVAESIRETEVMDPRDLYEARYFSGALPDDEDVEGALLEEIPDDFELSGSGDIDETESSETFLNTVEPLVPLDNHILEEGEPSSQDPKDLEELEDNEITKKRFSFQGENIDNKVSMSSTAQGSIFEKTEVLAALIAGGAVGLLFAIFLVLLLIYRMKKKDEGSYDLGKKPIYKKAPTNEFYA; from the exons ATGCCCTCAATTGGTATTTTCGCTTTCCTGCTCCTGGCCGCCAGCGCGGTAGCCGAATCG ATCCGCGAGACGGAAGTGATGGACCCCCGAGATCTCTATGAAGCCCGCTACTTCTCTGGGGCCCTGCCAGATGACGAGGATGTGGAAGGAGCCCTTCTGGAGGAAATACCTGATGACTTTGAACTGTCAGGCTCTGGAGATATAG ATGAAACCGAGTCCTCTGAGACATTCCTTAACACAGTTGAGCCCTTG GTGCCCCTGGATAATCACATCCTTGAGGAAGGGGAACCTTCAAGCCAGGATCCCAAGGACTTAGAAGAGCTGGAGGACAATGAGATCACCAAAAAGAGATTTTCCTTCCAGGGAGAAAATATAGACAACAAAGTCTCCATGTCTAGCACAGCCCAAGGCAGCATCTTTGAGAAGACTGAAGTCTTGGCAG CTCTGATTGCTGGTGGTGCTGTGGGTCTCCTGTTTGCCATCTTCTTGGTCCTGCTGCTCATCTACCGAATGAAAAAGAAGGATGAAGGCAGCTACGATCTGGGCAAGAAGCCCATCTACAAGAAAGCCCCTACCAATGAGTTCTACGCATGA
- the SDC4 gene encoding syndecan-4 isoform X1: MESDHRARKVAKLELGPVFLVSRAPPFFTEGPTVVSTTLPCLWRGQTSGQGCPGPFWWELTTKGANFLSSKHTSQAELPSNPCVNHHPSVPTDETESSETFLNTVEPLVPLDNHILEEGEPSSQDPKDLEELEDNEITKKRFSFQGENIDNKVSMSSTAQGSIFEKTEVLAALIAGGAVGLLFAIFLVLLLIYRMKKKDEGSYDLGKKPIYKKAPTNEFYA, from the exons ATGGAAAGTgatcacagagccaggaaggTGGCAAAACTGGAACTCGGTCCAGTCTTCCTGGTTTCTAGGGCCCCTCCGTTTTTCACTGAAGGACCTACAGTTGTCTCTACCACCCTTCCCTGCCTTTGGAGAGGCCAGACAAGTGGTCAAGGCTGTCCTGGTCCTTTCTGGTGGGAGCTGACCACCAAAGGGGCTAATTTTCTATCATCTAAACATACCTCACAGGCTGAGCTTCCTTCCAATCCTTGTGTTAACCACCATCCCTCTGTCCCTACAGATGAAACCGAGTCCTCTGAGACATTCCTTAACACAGTTGAGCCCTTG GTGCCCCTGGATAATCACATCCTTGAGGAAGGGGAACCTTCAAGCCAGGATCCCAAGGACTTAGAAGAGCTGGAGGACAATGAGATCACCAAAAAGAGATTTTCCTTCCAGGGAGAAAATATAGACAACAAAGTCTCCATGTCTAGCACAGCCCAAGGCAGCATCTTTGAGAAGACTGAAGTCTTGGCAG CTCTGATTGCTGGTGGTGCTGTGGGTCTCCTGTTTGCCATCTTCTTGGTCCTGCTGCTCATCTACCGAATGAAAAAGAAGGATGAAGGCAGCTACGATCTGGGCAAGAAGCCCATCTACAAGAAAGCCCCTACCAATGAGTTCTACGCATGA